In candidate division KSB1 bacterium, the sequence GGGTTGTCGGCAGGGAGATGGGCGTGAAGGCGGCCGGCGGAATACGCGACACCGCCGCCGCTTTGGAAATGCTGCGTTCCGGCGCCGACCGCATCGGCAGCAGCGTCGGTCCTACTCTTGTCGCCGGACTGGCTACGCTTCAAAACTAATGCGCGCGGTTTTCTTTTTTTGATCGACCCATGAGGCAATGAACTCGTCGCCGCATTCGGTTTTAATGCGGTCAATGATTTCATTCCGCACTTCCGCCAAAGATTTGAGCCGCGCCTCGCCGCGCTCCAGTACCGTCACCAGATGGTAGCCGAACGAAGTAAGAAAAACCGGCGAGATTTCTCCTACTTCCATCGAAAAAACTACCGCATCGAACTCAGGCACCATTTGGCCTGGCACTATGCGCCCCAAATCTCCGCCCGGTTCCTCGCAGGAAGAATATTCGTCCGCCAGAGCGGCAAAAGATTCGCCCTTCAGCAGTCTTTTACGCAGCTCAACCATTTCCCGAAAGGCAACTTGAGGCCGCGCCGGATTCGGGCGCATTAAAATTTGCGCCGCATGCACCCAGGGAGGCTCGGTAAATTCCTCACCATGCCTGCGATAGTAAGCGGCGATCTCCTCCTCGGTCGGTTCAGGCAGACCCGCCGTCAGCTGCGAGAGGAATTGCCGCACGCAAAAATTGATCTCGATCTCCTTTCGAACTTGAGCCAGCTCATCCTTTTTCAATCCATGCCGCTGCAGAAAACGGTTTTCGCCGCCCGCCTCTTCAATCAAACGGCTCAGCTCGTTTTCCACAAGTGCAGGCGGTACGGTTATTTCGCTCTTTTGTGCTTCCTGTCGAATGATGGTCCAGTCGATGATCGTCTCTTTCGTTAATGCGGAGAGTTGCTCGGGAGAAGCATTTGGATGGATACGGCGCTGGTTTTTCAGTTCTGCAGCAAAAACCTTTTCCGAAATCTCTTCACCGTTAATAATGAATTTCATAGTTATGTTGATCAATTTTTCTTAAGGTGCTTCAGACATGATTGCGCAGCATCAACTCGGCCGGATTGGGGGAAAGATAGTGTTGACGCGCAAGGTAAGGTTCCTTATATTTGCGTACCAAAAAAGTCAGCAGGGTGATCGGCACGATCAGCGGAATGAGGCCGCGGTGATATTCCTCGATCACTCTCAAAATCTGCTGTTTTTCTTCGCTGTCGAGTTGTTTTTTGAAATAACCGAGAATGTGCTGAAGCACGTTGACATTTTTCTTGACGGTGGCGTGCAGTTTGAGCGCCTGCATTAGTTTTTCGAAATAGATTCGAAAGAGCTCATCTTGCGCCAAGTTTTGCGGCGATGCCGCCAATTTTCCGAGTTCGCGCAGATGCTTTTCGCTGTGCGCCATAATAAGCAATTTGTGATCCGTATGGAACTCTACCAGCCCTTGGCGCGAGGGATTGGTATCCAAGAATTTGTACCAACGGTGCACGACAAAGACGCGCTCGAGAAAGTTTTCCCTAATCGCGGCGTCATTTAGACGGCCTTCGTCTTCAACCGGCAGGTTCGGAAAACGGCGCATGAGCGCGGCGGCGAACAATCCCGCTGTTTTGCCGATCGGCATACCGGCTTCGTTATAGACTTTAATGTCGCGCATGCCGGAACTTGGCGATTTGGATTTAAAAATGAATCCGCAGATGCGCTCTTTTTCCAAAAGATCGAGGCGCTTTTGCGTCCATTGCAGCATTCGTTCTGTGTGATCGATATGGGAACGATGGGTCACCAGGCGCGGTTCCTGTACGCTGCCGACCAGTCGCATCGATTCGCGCGGTATCGGCAGGCCGCATTCGACCTCGGGGCAAACAGGCACCCACTGCACAAAAGGACCGACCACCTCGACAAGATATCGATCCCGTTTATGATCGCCGTCGTAGCGAACCTTTTCACCCAACAAACAGGTGCTGATTCCCAGCTTGATTTTTTCGCTCATAAGCTCGGCTCCAAAATTGACAAATTCATTTTAGTTAATATCGATTCGATTTGCAAGTCCAAATACTAGGGAAAACCATGAAAAAGAAAATCGTTGTCTTTGCAGGATTCCTCAGCCTGATCATCGGCTGCGCGCAGATGAGGCAGCTGGTGGTTCCTCCGTCGGTAAAAGTAGAAACGGTTTCTCTTCGCGATGTCTCTTTTGAGGATGTTAAATTGGATTTCTCGCTGCTGGTACAGAATCCCAATTCCTTCGGGGCATCCTTGGAAGGCTATCGATTCAGTTTTGCAATACTCGATCATGAAATCCTGAATGGGGAAGAGGCCCAACGCCTGGATCTTGGTCCTCGATCCGTCGGTACGTTGACGATTCCGGTCACGGTGAATTTCAAACAGCTTTACAAGCTGTTTTCCGAAACCGCCTCTTTAGATTCTCTTGCTTTTGCTCTGCGGGGAGAATTTCGACCGGCAGGCCTGCTTTCCGGGTTTTCCATACCCTTTCAGTACAGTGGCCGTCTTCCGAATATTCGTGTTCCGGAGATTCGCCTAAGCGGTCTCACCGTCGATCGATTCTCGTTTACGGGTGTGGATCTCAAAATCGGATTATTACTCAAAAACCCGAATGCTTTCCCCTTCGAAATCGGCAAATTGAACTATGACATTGCTTTGGCCGGAAATGCGGTCGCAAAGGGAGCGGTGGAAAAGCTTGTGTCGGCGCCTGCCAAACAGACCGCTGAATTTCAACTGCCGCTGTCCATCAATTTTGCCGGTGCGGGCAGCGGTTTGCGCTCGCTGCGCTCGCTGCTCCAAGGGGATGAAATATCCTGCTCCCTTGACGGCAACATTGAACTGGGGACGCCTTGGGGCAGCATACCTTTACCGCTTCGGGCCGATCAAACCGTGTCGATTATTAAATAGCGCGCAAGTCCAATCGACTGCTCAAAAAGTGCAGCGCAGTAAAACGCAACGCGGACAATGTCTTATCTCCCAACGTTGTTTTAAGAGATGGAATTTTGCCAACATATGGGAGTTTGAAAATGGAATGGAAACAACAGATCGGGCGGATCCTGAATACACCAAAGGTACTTTGTAACCCTTCGCGGAAAAAGCTGATCCAAGACGCTGTAGAACAAAAACGATGCATCGTTCTGCAAACCGGAACGTTGGCAACTTGGACACCGCCGCATTCAACCGGAAGGAGCCCCAAAGACACCTATATCGTTCGTCGCCCGGAAAGCGAGGCGTTCATCGACTGGAGTTCGCCGAACTGCATTCCGATGGCTCCCGATACCTTCGACATGCTTCTTGTCGATTGCCTGAATCTTTTTGGACGGAAACCGCAAATCTACGCTCTCGAACGCGTCGTCGGCGCCGATTCTGCGTATGCCATGCCCATTTTAACGATTACCGACAATCCGCTCAGCGCATTGTTCATCGACAACATGTTTCGGCCGGTGCCGCCGGACATCGAACGCAGCATTTTTGCCGAGAGAGGCTTTACACTGTTGAGCCTGCCGAATGATCTGATTGAAGAGCAAAAATATCAGGGCCGCCTTCGACGCCTGGCCGACGGTTCCACCAGCCGCCTCGTTGTCGCCATGGATTTTGATCGGCGCCTCGGCATTGTTTTCGGCTCGGCTTATATGGGTTCCATGAAGAAACTGATATTTACGGTCATGAACTACTATCTCCCGGCTGAGGGAATTCTGCCGCTGCATTGTTCCGCCAATGAAGGCCGCGACGGGCGCAGCGCCCTCCTTTTGGGTCTTTCCGGCACCGGCAAAACCACGCTTTCCGCCGATCCGGAACGGGCTCTGCTGGGC encodes:
- a CDS encoding DUF523 and DUF1722 domain-containing protein; translation: MSEKIKLGISTCLLGEKVRYDGDHKRDRYLVEVVGPFVQWVPVCPEVECGLPIPRESMRLVGSVQEPRLVTHRSHIDHTERMLQWTQKRLDLLEKERICGFIFKSKSPSSGMRDIKVYNEAGMPIGKTAGLFAAALMRRFPNLPVEDEGRLNDAAIRENFLERVFVVHRWYKFLDTNPSRQGLVEFHTDHKLLIMAHSEKHLRELGKLAASPQNLAQDELFRIYFEKLMQALKLHATVKKNVNVLQHILGYFKKQLDSEEKQQILRVIEEYHRGLIPLIVPITLLTFLVRKYKEPYLARQHYLSPNPAELMLRNHV
- a CDS encoding peptidylprolyl isomerase, which codes for MKFIINGEEISEKVFAAELKNQRRIHPNASPEQLSALTKETIIDWTIIRQEAQKSEITVPPALVENELSRLIEEAGGENRFLQRHGLKKDELAQVRKEIEINFCVRQFLSQLTAGLPEPTEEEIAAYYRRHGEEFTEPPWVHAAQILMRPNPARPQVAFREMVELRKRLLKGESFAALADEYSSCEEPGGDLGRIVPGQMVPEFDAVVFSMEVGEISPVFLTSFGYHLVTVLERGEARLKSLAEVRNEIIDRIKTECGDEFIASWVDQKKKTARISFEA
- a CDS encoding LEA type 2 family protein; translation: MKKKIVVFAGFLSLIIGCAQMRQLVVPPSVKVETVSLRDVSFEDVKLDFSLLVQNPNSFGASLEGYRFSFAILDHEILNGEEAQRLDLGPRSVGTLTIPVTVNFKQLYKLFSETASLDSLAFALRGEFRPAGLLSGFSIPFQYSGRLPNIRVPEIRLSGLTVDRFSFTGVDLKIGLLLKNPNAFPFEIGKLNYDIALAGNAVAKGAVEKLVSAPAKQTAEFQLPLSINFAGAGSGLRSLRSLLQGDEISCSLDGNIELGTPWGSIPLPLRADQTVSIIK